In Helicobacter anatolicus, a single genomic region encodes these proteins:
- a CDS encoding tRNA1(Val) (adenine(37)-N6)-methyltransferase, with amino-acid sequence MDKKLLRLYQLEDGYCYNSDSLFLYDFATLFLKNNTQILDIGSGSGILGLLCARDYSIQLNAIEADPLQAFLSQKNAISNKLHANVICGDFLHTSFTQKFQTIISNPPFYREGILDSKNDRIKTARNAKFLPFELLCKKVKQILHPKGHFIFCYDAKESHHIFQTLQNYGFNTETSRLVYPKIDKKATLLLVQARINTKNSLNFLPPLITHIGEKQTDNSPEVKEIYKKCNTYSIKIHSTNIILEEKYASLLTL; translated from the coding sequence ATGGATAAAAAACTCTTAAGACTTTATCAACTTGAAGATGGCTATTGTTATAATAGCGATAGCTTATTTCTCTATGATTTTGCTACATTGTTTTTAAAAAATAATACACAGATTCTAGATATAGGGTCTGGTAGCGGAATTTTGGGACTTTTGTGTGCAAGAGATTATTCCATTCAGCTTAACGCTATTGAAGCAGATCCACTCCAAGCTTTTTTATCCCAAAAAAATGCAATAAGCAATAAACTTCATGCAAATGTAATTTGTGGTGATTTTCTTCATACTTCTTTTACTCAAAAATTCCAAACTATTATCTCTAACCCTCCTTTTTATCGCGAAGGTATCTTAGATTCCAAAAATGATAGAATCAAAACTGCTAGAAATGCCAAATTCCTCCCTTTTGAACTTTTATGCAAAAAAGTAAAACAAATATTACATCCCAAAGGACATTTTATTTTTTGCTATGATGCAAAAGAATCTCACCATATTTTTCAAACTTTGCAAAATTATGGATTTAATACTGAAACCTCGCGTCTTGTTTATCCCAAGATTGACAAAAAAGCAACACTACTTTTAGTCCAAGCAAGAATCAACACAAAAAATAGCCTTAACTTTCTCCCTCCACTTATCACACACATAGGAGAAAAACAGACAGACAACTCACCAGAAGTTAAAGAAATTTATAAAAAATGCAATACCTATAGCATTAAAATCCACTCCACAAATATTATTTTGGAAGAAAAATATGCAAGCTTGCTCACATTGTAA
- a CDS encoding c-type cytochrome, with protein MNKNLIFLIFSLLFAKEESFITIEEYGKELYKNPRGIGCIHCHGENGKGKIIAKYKHKNIAKNLIGPDITKLDFKTFKEKTLIDKGVMPKYYLTDTELQAIFSFLHSPLNSQKNNKNKTILKNQKNAEN; from the coding sequence ATGAACAAAAATCTTATATTCTTAATTTTTTCTCTCCTTTTTGCAAAAGAAGAAAGTTTTATCACAATCGAAGAATATGGAAAAGAGCTTTATAAAAACCCTAGAGGCATTGGGTGCATACATTGTCATGGTGAAAATGGGAAAGGAAAAATAATTGCAAAGTATAAACACAAAAATATCGCAAAAAACCTCATAGGTCCTGATATTACAAAACTTGATTTTAAAACATTTAAAGAAAAAACTTTAATCGACAAAGGCGTTATGCCAAAATACTATCTCACAGATACAGAACTGCAAGCAATTTTTAGCTTTTTGCATTCTCCACTAAATTCCCAAAAAAATAACAAAAATAAAACTATTTTGAAAAATCAGAAGAACGCGGAGAATTAA
- a CDS encoding chemotaxis protein, producing the protein MAHSKDDILHTENEAQFLCFFVNNVDNNSDAQLYGINVFKIREVIYQESNLTLTEGNENSIILGSLTVRDEIIPIIDVGRWLHYNPKFPERNLQDFSINTEKSLIVVCSFSRCTIGIKIAQVKRIIQRNWENIQAGSDNGLKEDSKFIATTRYEDGSIVQILDAEKMLYDAFTLFDERDEFQLQTLQKINSNKTILIAEDSRSATKSLKIILEKIGLRYLTFENGNTILQYLENCENPEEIAAIITDLEMPVLSGFKVLKQVKNNEKFCHIPVIINSSMHNDANLDAAKAFGAFGFVSKSEPSEIYTYLKLILEEKE; encoded by the coding sequence ATGGCACACTCAAAGGATGATATTTTACACACCGAAAATGAAGCACAATTTTTGTGTTTTTTTGTAAATAATGTAGATAATAATTCTGACGCTCAACTTTATGGTATCAATGTTTTTAAAATTAGAGAAGTAATTTATCAAGAAAGCAACCTTACACTCACAGAAGGTAATGAAAATAGCATTATTTTAGGCTCGCTTACTGTCCGTGATGAAATCATTCCTATTATTGATGTAGGAAGGTGGTTGCATTACAATCCTAAGTTTCCAGAAAGAAATTTGCAAGATTTTTCTATCAATACTGAAAAAAGCCTTATAGTAGTATGTAGTTTTTCGCGTTGTACAATTGGAATAAAAATCGCACAAGTCAAACGCATTATCCAACGCAATTGGGAAAATATTCAAGCAGGTAGCGATAATGGGTTAAAAGAAGATAGTAAATTTATTGCTACTACTCGCTATGAAGATGGAAGCATTGTGCAAATTTTAGATGCGGAAAAAATGCTCTATGACGCTTTCACTCTATTTGATGAAAGAGATGAATTTCAATTACAAACCTTGCAAAAAATCAATAGCAATAAAACTATATTGATTGCTGAAGATTCTAGAAGTGCCACCAAATCCCTAAAAATTATTTTAGAAAAAATTGGTCTTAGATATCTTACTTTTGAAAATGGTAACACAATTTTACAATACCTAGAAAACTGCGAAAATCCTGAAGAAATTGCTGCTATAATCACAGATTTGGAAATGCCTGTTTTATCGGGATTTAAAGTTTTAAAACAAGTCAAAAATAATGAAAAATTTTGTCATATTCCTGTAATTATCAATTCCTCTATGCATAATGATGCAAATTTAGATGCAGCAAAAGCTTTTGGAGCATTTGGCTTTGTTTCCAAATCTGAACCTAGTGAAATTTATACATATCTTAAATTAATTTTAGAAGAAAAGGAGTGA
- a CDS encoding trehalose-6-phosphate synthase, which translates to MYFTLLCIHLICAVCFVGYVFFDACIYIIAYKKLDKKQCDHIKHTYTKNGGGIIFGILFLFLLISGGLLLSYQIANLSSYPFVIFLSIKLFLVLLIFILTLFAIIRIKFFQKPDPFRGKSHLIAFILSLFIIILAKAMQIY; encoded by the coding sequence ATGTATTTTACCCTTTTATGCATACACCTCATTTGTGCAGTTTGCTTTGTGGGGTATGTGTTTTTTGATGCTTGTATTTACATTATTGCTTACAAAAAACTTGATAAAAAACAATGCGATCATATCAAACACACCTACACAAAAAATGGCGGTGGTATCATATTTGGGATTTTATTTTTATTTTTGCTTATTAGTGGTGGACTACTCCTTAGTTATCAAATAGCCAATCTTTCCTCTTATCCTTTTGTAATATTTTTAAGTATTAAACTTTTTTTAGTTCTACTTATTTTTATATTAACGCTTTTTGCAATCATACGCATAAAATTTTTTCAAAAACCCGACCCATTTCGAGGAAAATCTCACTTAATTGCTTTTATCCTCTCTTTATTTATTATCATTCTAGCCAAAGCAATGCAAATTTATTAA
- the lepB gene encoding signal peptidase I has translation MKKFLEALLSFSKTWTGSIIIILLIIFFIAQAFIIPSRSMVGTLYEGDMLFAKKFAYGIPIPRLPWVNTPIFPDLHNNGHLIEGKRPERGDIVVFMPPHKDNVYFVKRNFAIGGDEVLFTQKGLYLHHKEGNEYIKAHYKDEEKIEFAGKIFVLNPYMKEYHGIHYQKDNQTFYLMQMLANSKDQLNFDNHGREKIAMQPIELNGDLVFYKKIPQDEFFMIGDNRDNSEDSRFWDSVPYSRIVGMPWVVVFSLNLRNSQEADVANNPKKFLSIRWERMFKNIKTLEKEMLQ, from the coding sequence ATGAAAAAATTTTTAGAAGCCTTGTTGAGTTTTTCAAAGACTTGGACGGGTAGTATTATAATTATTTTATTGATTATTTTTTTTATAGCACAAGCTTTTATTATTCCTTCTCGATCAATGGTTGGGACATTGTATGAAGGAGATATGCTATTTGCCAAAAAATTTGCTTATGGGATCCCTATTCCTCGACTTCCTTGGGTAAATACACCAATTTTTCCAGATTTACATAATAATGGACATTTGATTGAAGGGAAGCGTCCAGAACGCGGGGATATTGTAGTATTTATGCCTCCACATAAAGATAATGTATATTTTGTAAAACGGAATTTTGCAATTGGAGGTGATGAGGTACTTTTTACTCAAAAAGGTTTATATTTGCACCATAAAGAAGGGAATGAATATATAAAAGCACATTATAAAGATGAGGAAAAAATAGAGTTTGCAGGAAAAATTTTTGTTCTTAATCCTTACATGAAAGAATATCATGGTATACATTATCAAAAAGATAATCAGACTTTTTATTTGATGCAGATGCTTGCAAATAGTAAAGATCAACTCAATTTTGACAATCATGGTAGAGAAAAAATTGCAATGCAGCCTATTGAATTGAATGGTGATTTGGTATTTTACAAAAAGATTCCACAAGATGAATTTTTTATGATCGGGGATAATCGTGATAATAGTGAAGATTCTAGATTCTGGGATAGTGTGCCTTATTCTCGTATTGTTGGAATGCCATGGGTGGTTGTATTTAGCCTAAATTTGCGTAATAGTCAAGAAGCAGATGTGGCCAATAATCCTAAAAAGTTTTTAAGTATTCGTTGGGAGCGTATGTTTAAAAATATTAAAACTTTAGAAAAGGAAATGTTGCAGTAG
- the ribD gene encoding bifunctional diaminohydroxyphosphoribosylaminopyrimidine deaminase/5-amino-6-(5-phosphoribosylamino)uracil reductase RibD: MLHDKLLMSLCVNKAWESQTLTLPNPAVAAMVVDQNGQILSLASHQKSGLPHAEVLALKEAYFALTNDERIQKITDSKALHDFLSINHNKIFHNCSIYVTLEPCTHYGKTPPCAILLKTLSPKRVIIGALEHTHNKGGKEILKAQNIEVVSEICKEQCQDLLFPFIRYQNQKKFNLFKIAQRLNGDYKSGAISSHEARIFTHKQRSISNQILISQNTLIADDPLLDSRFATEPFLQKQPCIGILTKNKDSLAKTYKIFENKREVLLHTHTPILQEGFNIIEGGWKLFQSFKEQIDLLLVHISPTLRENANQYGFSYNGKILHHQRIGEDVILWIKNS, from the coding sequence ATGCTACATGATAAACTTTTAATGTCTTTATGTGTCAACAAAGCCTGGGAATCGCAAACCCTAACCCTACCAAATCCCGCGGTAGCAGCGATGGTTGTAGATCAAAATGGACAAATTCTCTCCTTAGCATCACATCAAAAAAGCGGTCTACCTCATGCAGAAGTTTTGGCACTCAAAGAGGCATATTTCGCACTTACAAATGACGAGCGTATCCAAAAAATTACAGATTCTAAAGCTTTACATGATTTTCTTAGCATAAATCATAATAAAATCTTTCATAACTGCAGTATTTATGTAACCCTTGAGCCCTGCACTCATTATGGCAAAACCCCACCTTGTGCAATACTATTAAAAACTTTATCCCCAAAAAGAGTGATCATTGGAGCATTAGAACATACACACAATAAAGGCGGAAAAGAAATTTTAAAAGCACAAAATATTGAAGTAGTTAGCGAAATTTGCAAAGAGCAGTGTCAAGATCTTTTATTTCCTTTCATACGCTATCAAAATCAAAAAAAATTTAATCTTTTTAAAATTGCACAACGTCTAAATGGAGATTATAAAAGTGGTGCTATCTCCTCCCATGAAGCAAGAATATTCACACATAAACAGCGCAGTATTAGCAATCAAATACTAATTAGCCAAAATACTCTTATTGCAGATGATCCACTTTTAGATTCTCGTTTTGCTACAGAACCTTTTTTGCAAAAACAACCCTGTATAGGAATTCTTACAAAAAATAAAGATTCTCTTGCTAAAACCTATAAAATTTTTGAAAACAAAAGAGAAGTATTACTTCATACACATACTCCTATCTTGCAAGAAGGATTTAACATTATTGAAGGAGGGTGGAAACTTTTTCAATCCTTTAAAGAACAAATTGATCTTTTACTTGTACACATCTCCCCTACTTTAAGAGAAAATGCCAACCAATATGGCTTTAGCTATAATGGCAAAATATTGCACCATCAGCGTATAGGAGAAGATGTAATCTTATGGATAAAAAACTCTTAA
- the ppa gene encoding inorganic diphosphatase, whose amino-acid sequence MQLEKIEIGENPEKVNVVIEIPYMSNIKYEIDKDSGAIVVDRVMYSAMFYPANYGFVPNTLSNDGDPADVLVLNEYPLQAGSVIKCRLIGVLIMEDESGIDEKLLAIPVSKIDPRYDNIKTLDDLPKITLDRIKNFFETYKMLEPNKWVKVKNYEGKEKATEILDAAIKAYKK is encoded by the coding sequence ATGCAACTAGAAAAAATTGAAATTGGGGAAAATCCAGAGAAAGTTAATGTAGTTATCGAGATTCCCTATATGTCAAATATTAAATACGAAATTGACAAAGATAGCGGTGCAATAGTAGTAGATCGTGTAATGTATAGCGCAATGTTCTATCCAGCAAATTATGGTTTTGTACCAAACACACTAAGTAATGACGGCGATCCTGCCGATGTCTTGGTACTTAATGAATATCCTTTGCAAGCAGGTAGCGTGATAAAATGTCGCTTAATTGGGGTGCTAATCATGGAAGATGAAAGCGGAATTGATGAAAAATTACTTGCAATTCCTGTAAGTAAAATCGATCCACGCTATGACAATATTAAAACTCTAGATGATCTACCAAAAATCACTTTAGATCGTATTAAAAATTTCTTTGAAACTTATAAAATGCTCGAACCAAATAAGTGGGTAAAAGTCAAAAATTACGAAGGCAAAGAAAAAGCAACTGAAATCTTAGATGCTGCAATTAAGGCTTATAAAAAATAA
- the folD gene encoding bifunctional methylenetetrahydrofolate dehydrogenase/methenyltetrahydrofolate cyclohydrolase FolD, translated as MILLDGKLLAKKQEEKMIKVVEELYKKNIIPTLAVILVGDDAASASYVNMKTKASHRIGIDSITRTYHKNITENQLLEAIYKFNHDEDVDGILVQLPLPSHINTQRILEAIDPLKDVDGFHPYNVGRMYAGLNGFLPATPMGVMELLKFYDIEVLGKNVVIVGASNIVGKPLAALMLQSGATISLCHIHTKDISLYTKQADILCVGVGKPSLITKDMVKEGVVIVDIGINRLEDGRIVGDVDSDVVKKSSYFTPVPGGVGPMTIASLMQNTIIAAKNRKEK; from the coding sequence ATGATTCTTTTAGATGGTAAGCTTTTGGCAAAAAAGCAAGAAGAAAAAATGATTAAAGTAGTAGAAGAGTTGTATAAAAAAAATATTATACCAACTTTGGCAGTGATTTTAGTAGGAGATGATGCAGCAAGTGCTTCCTATGTTAACATGAAGACAAAAGCCTCACATAGAATTGGTATTGATTCTATTACAAGAACTTATCATAAAAATATCACAGAAAATCAATTGCTTGAAGCAATTTATAAGTTTAATCATGATGAAGATGTTGATGGTATTTTGGTGCAGTTGCCTTTACCAAGTCATATTAATACACAAAGAATTTTAGAAGCAATCGATCCCTTAAAAGATGTAGATGGATTTCATCCTTATAATGTGGGGAGAATGTATGCGGGATTAAATGGATTTTTACCTGCAACTCCGATGGGTGTGATGGAATTGCTGAAGTTTTATGATATTGAAGTATTAGGAAAAAATGTTGTAATTGTAGGTGCGAGTAATATTGTTGGCAAACCTCTGGCTGCGTTGATGTTGCAAAGTGGAGCGACAATTAGCCTTTGTCATATTCATACAAAAGATATTAGTCTCTATACAAAACAAGCGGATATCCTTTGCGTAGGTGTTGGTAAGCCCTCATTAATTACAAAAGATATGGTTAAAGAAGGAGTGGTTATTGTAGATATTGGAATCAATCGCTTGGAAGATGGAAGAATTGTAGGAGATGTGGATAGCGATGTAGTAAAAAAAAGTAGTTATTTCACACCTGTTCCTGGGGGTGTGGGTCCCATGACAATTGCATCTTTAATGCAAAATACTATTATTGCAGCTAAAAATAGAAAGGAAAAATAA
- the aspS gene encoding aspartate--tRNA ligase, with amino-acid sequence MLRTHLCAQLNENHIGENVELAGWCNTYRDHGGVVFIDLRDKSGLIQLVCDPTSPAYNLASSVRDEYVLIAKGVVRARGEGLQNPKLKTGKIEIVVNELIIENQSKTPPISIGDENIGEDLKLKYRYLDLRSKKSFDTFKTRSDIYKIIRDTFHALDFIEVETPILTKATPEGARDYLIPSRVHDGEFFALPQSPQIFKQLLMVSGFDRYFQIAKCFRDEDLRADRQPEFSQIDVEMSFCNQEDVMQVAEQLIKNIFASKNIDVKIPFRRMDYMEAMEKYGSDKPDLRFDMPLIEISDLMQDSSNEIFKNIALDTKKNRFKALVVKNGDNFFSRKTLSEAEEFVRKFGAQGLAYLQIKEEGPKGPLTKFISEKNLPLILERLNTQVGDIVFFGAGAKQVVWDYMGRLRLKIAQDLNLIQSNIYEFLWVVDFPMFEKNDGKISALHHPFTMPKDIDNPDIESIKSIAYDVVLNGVELGGGSIRIHKQETQAKVFELLGITKEEANDKFGFLLEALRFGAPPHGGFAIGLDRLIMLLTQANSIRDVIAFPKTQKATCPLTSAPSSVNEEQLRELHIRLRNIK; translated from the coding sequence TTGTTAAGAACACATTTATGCGCACAATTAAATGAAAACCATATTGGTGAGAATGTAGAACTAGCAGGATGGTGCAATACATACAGAGACCATGGAGGAGTTGTTTTTATAGACCTTCGTGATAAGAGTGGATTAATTCAGCTTGTATGCGATCCTACTTCCCCTGCCTATAATCTTGCTTCGAGTGTAAGAGATGAATATGTGCTAATTGCCAAAGGAGTGGTGCGTGCTAGAGGCGAAGGACTACAAAACCCCAAACTCAAAACTGGAAAAATTGAAATTGTTGTCAATGAACTCATTATTGAAAACCAAAGCAAAACTCCACCAATTAGCATAGGTGATGAGAATATAGGCGAGGATTTAAAACTAAAATACCGCTATCTTGATCTTAGATCTAAAAAATCTTTTGATACTTTCAAAACGCGTTCTGATATTTACAAAATCATAAGAGACACTTTTCACGCACTTGATTTTATCGAAGTAGAAACCCCGATTCTCACAAAAGCCACTCCAGAAGGTGCAAGAGACTATCTTATTCCTAGTCGCGTACATGATGGAGAATTTTTTGCACTTCCACAAAGTCCGCAAATTTTTAAACAACTCTTAATGGTGAGTGGTTTTGATCGTTATTTTCAAATTGCAAAATGTTTTAGAGATGAAGACTTGCGTGCAGATAGACAGCCAGAATTTAGTCAAATTGATGTGGAAATGAGTTTCTGCAATCAAGAAGATGTAATGCAAGTAGCCGAACAACTCATTAAAAATATTTTTGCTAGTAAAAATATAGATGTCAAAATACCTTTTAGACGCATGGATTATATGGAAGCCATGGAAAAATATGGCTCAGATAAGCCAGATTTGCGTTTTGATATGCCGCTCATTGAAATTAGTGATTTAATGCAAGATTCTAGCAACGAAATTTTCAAAAATATTGCTCTAGATACCAAAAAAAATCGTTTCAAAGCCCTTGTGGTTAAAAATGGAGATAATTTTTTTAGTAGAAAAACATTAAGTGAAGCAGAAGAATTTGTAAGAAAATTTGGTGCACAAGGCCTTGCATATTTACAAATCAAAGAAGAAGGACCCAAAGGGCCTCTTACAAAATTTATCAGCGAAAAAAACCTTCCACTTATTTTAGAGCGTCTCAATACGCAAGTTGGAGATATTGTATTCTTTGGTGCAGGTGCAAAGCAAGTTGTATGGGATTATATGGGGAGATTGCGTCTAAAAATCGCGCAAGATCTTAATCTTATCCAATCTAATATTTATGAATTCTTATGGGTAGTTGATTTTCCAATGTTTGAAAAAAATGATGGTAAAATTTCTGCACTACACCATCCTTTTACAATGCCAAAAGATATCGATAATCCTGATATTGAGAGCATAAAATCCATTGCCTATGATGTCGTATTAAATGGCGTAGAACTTGGCGGAGGAAGTATTAGAATCCATAAACAAGAAACACAAGCAAAAGTCTTTGAACTACTTGGAATTACAAAAGAAGAAGCGAATGATAAATTTGGCTTCTTGCTTGAAGCACTAAGATTTGGTGCGCCACCTCATGGGGGATTTGCTATTGGATTAGATCGTCTTATAATGCTACTCACACAAGCTAATAGCATTCGCGATGTGATTGCATTCCCAAAAACTCAAAAAGCTACTTGTCCTCTTACTAGCGCACCTAGCAGTGTCAATGAAGAGCAATTAAGAGAGCTTCATATTCGATTAAGAAATATCAAATAA
- a CDS encoding adenylate kinase, translated as MKKLFLIIGAPGSGKTTDAELIAKDHSDTIVHYSTGDLLRAETAKGSQRGKLIESFTSKGNLVPLEIVVDTIVSAISHAPKDIILIDGYPRSIEQMEAFDKVLKEQDSIELVSVIEVEVSEEVARQRVLGRARGADDNDEVFNNRMKVFLEPLSAIQKFYAEKLQKINGERSIEEIVSEMKNFIQSKI; from the coding sequence ATGAAAAAACTATTTTTAATTATTGGTGCACCAGGTAGCGGAAAAACTACAGATGCAGAACTAATTGCAAAAGACCATAGTGATACAATTGTGCATTACTCTACAGGAGATTTATTGCGTGCAGAAACTGCTAAAGGAAGCCAAAGAGGTAAGCTTATTGAAAGTTTTACATCAAAAGGAAATCTTGTACCACTTGAAATTGTAGTAGACACAATTGTATCTGCAATTAGTCATGCGCCAAAAGATATAATTTTAATTGATGGTTATCCTAGAAGTATTGAACAAATGGAAGCATTTGATAAAGTATTAAAAGAACAAGATTCTATTGAACTTGTAAGCGTTATTGAAGTAGAAGTGAGCGAAGAAGTGGCAAGACAAAGAGTTTTGGGGCGCGCTAGAGGTGCTGATGATAACGACGAAGTTTTTAATAATCGCATGAAAGTTTTCTTAGAACCACTTTCTGCTATTCAAAAATTTTATGCAGAAAAATTACAAAAAATCAATGGAGAACGCTCTATTGAAGAGATCGTTTCTGAAATGAAAAATTTTATTCAATCAAAAATCTAA
- a CDS encoding heavy metal translocating P-type ATPase, giving the protein MQACSHCNLKYPKSSLKEIKHNDKILYFCCNGCEGVYFLLLENHLESFYEKRNHHTLTPPKDLQITDLSHFDSKAFEKYLFEDSKGLKQVALTLEGIHCVACTWLIEKALQKLDGIYDTSLNYTNNKLKIVFDLQKIPLSQIIKTIRMLGYDANIYDPKTSENKHQKQSQKYYFALIIAIFCTMNIMWIAVAQYAGYFSDISTSMKNVLNLASFLLATPVLFWTGRFFYIQAYYQLKNKIIGMDLLVSTGAFLTYFYSIYASLTQSGETYFEAVSMIITFVFFGKFLEIRAKKHAGDNLDKLSQILPTQLTIIKNNQKQTLSPQEVEIGSIIEVSPNEIIAIDGILLSSEALLDTQNISGEMLPKLIKKDDILTSGSINTQKTIRYQSTKTYNDSTLFQLINILENSLSNKPQIQNLANALSEHFSRFVLLIALLSFCGWYFIGERDFEFALMIAISVIVISCPCALALATPIASIVGISEAFKHKIIFKETKFLESIARANCIFFDKTGTLTLGKPQVIQVKKFCDFDENLLACLLDSSHHPIAKSIKNYLNITKSLELQDSQEILGKGIIAKKDGKKLIGGSLKFLQENGIKITNFDPKNFITFGFGIDKKICAIFLLEDALKQDAKNFIQQIKTLIPQVVLLSGDHQKSVEFVAKNLGIKEYYHSLLPQDKLQILQKNKEKISIMVGDGINDTLALKQSNIGISFSTKNDIISLNSDIILLDQNLKNLENTLKISHKTYKTIKQNIFLSIFYNLLMIPLAICGWIIPLFAALSMSFSSLLVITNSLRIKNWKKDSKNLS; this is encoded by the coding sequence ATGCAAGCTTGCTCACATTGTAATCTCAAGTATCCCAAATCTTCGCTCAAAGAAATAAAACACAATGATAAAATATTATATTTTTGTTGCAATGGCTGTGAAGGGGTATATTTTCTTTTATTAGAAAACCATCTTGAAAGTTTCTATGAAAAACGCAATCACCACACCCTAACCCCCCCAAAAGATTTGCAAATTACAGATTTATCACACTTTGATTCCAAAGCCTTTGAAAAATATCTTTTTGAAGATTCTAAGGGACTTAAACAAGTTGCCCTAACCTTGGAAGGCATTCATTGCGTCGCTTGCACATGGCTTATCGAAAAAGCATTACAAAAGCTAGATGGAATCTATGATACATCTCTCAATTACACAAACAATAAATTAAAAATTGTCTTTGATTTACAAAAAATCCCCCTAAGTCAAATTATCAAAACCATTAGAATGCTTGGCTATGATGCTAATATTTATGATCCCAAAACCTCAGAAAACAAACACCAAAAACAAAGTCAAAAATACTATTTTGCACTCATCATTGCAATTTTTTGCACAATGAATATTATGTGGATTGCAGTAGCGCAATATGCAGGATATTTCTCTGATATTTCCACTTCAATGAAAAATGTTTTAAATCTCGCATCTTTTTTACTTGCCACTCCTGTTTTATTTTGGACAGGAAGATTTTTTTATATACAAGCATACTACCAACTCAAAAACAAAATCATTGGTATGGATTTGCTTGTAAGCACGGGGGCATTTCTCACTTATTTTTACTCAATTTATGCAAGTCTTACGCAAAGTGGAGAAACCTATTTTGAAGCCGTAAGCATGATTATCACTTTTGTTTTTTTTGGAAAGTTTTTAGAAATTAGAGCAAAAAAACATGCGGGAGACAATCTTGATAAATTAAGCCAAATACTCCCCACACAGCTCACCATTATCAAAAATAACCAAAAACAAACCCTCTCTCCACAAGAAGTAGAAATAGGTAGTATTATTGAAGTTTCTCCTAATGAAATTATCGCCATTGATGGAATCTTACTTTCTTCAGAAGCACTTTTAGATACACAAAATATTAGTGGTGAAATGCTCCCCAAACTCATCAAAAAAGATGATATCCTTACATCAGGAAGTATCAATACACAAAAAACTATCCGTTATCAAAGCACAAAAACCTATAATGATTCCACACTATTTCAACTTATCAATATTCTTGAAAATTCTCTTTCTAATAAACCTCAAATTCAAAACCTCGCCAACGCACTTTCAGAACATTTCTCTAGATTTGTATTATTAATCGCCCTACTTAGTTTTTGTGGATGGTATTTTATCGGGGAGCGTGATTTTGAATTTGCATTGATGATTGCAATTTCTGTTATTGTTATCTCCTGTCCATGTGCCCTAGCACTTGCCACTCCGATTGCTTCTATTGTTGGAATTTCAGAGGCATTTAAGCATAAAATTATTTTCAAAGAAACTAAGTTTTTAGAATCCATTGCACGTGCAAATTGTATCTTTTTTGACAAAACTGGCACCCTAACACTAGGAAAACCTCAAGTCATTCAAGTAAAAAAATTTTGTGATTTTGATGAAAATCTCTTAGCCTGCCTTTTAGATTCTAGCCATCATCCTATCGCAAAAAGCATCAAAAATTATCTAAATATCACTAAAAGCTTGGAATTACAAGACTCACAAGAGATACTAGGTAAAGGCATAATAGCAAAAAAAGACGGAAAAAAACTCATTGGTGGGAGTCTAAAATTTTTACAAGAAAATGGCATAAAAATCACAAATTTTGATCCTAAAAACTTTATCACCTTTGGATTTGGGATTGATAAAAAAATCTGCGCAATTTTTCTTCTTGAAGATGCTCTAAAACAAGATGCAAAAAACTTTATCCAGCAAATAAAAACCCTAATTCCTCAAGTCGTTTTACTAAGTGGTGACCATCAAAAAAGCGTGGAATTTGTCGCAAAAAATCTTGGTATCAAAGAATATTACCACAGCCTTTTGCCGCAAGATAAATTACAAATCTTACAAAAAAATAAAGAAAAAATCTCCATTATGGTTGGAGATGGAATCAACGATACCCTCGCACTAAAGCAAAGTAATATTGGAATTTCTTTCAGCACAAAAAATGATATTATTTCTCTAAATTCTGATATTATTTTACTAGACCAAAATCTAAAAAATTTGGAAAATACCCTTAAAATCTCTCACAAAACCTACAAGACTATCAAACAAAATATTTTTTTAAGTATTTTTTACAATCTTTTAATGATTCCCTTAGCAATTTGTGGATGGATTATCCCACTTTTTGCTGCATTAAGTATGAGTTTTAGTTCTCTGCTTGTAATTACAAATAGTCTACGAATAAAAAACTGGAAAAAAGATTCTAAAAATTTATCATAA